The DNA region AGAGCGAGTCGGATACCGACGAATTCCGCTACACCACAGCGTTGTTCGACGGCGAGGCGCTGCTGGGCGTGATGGACGCCGGGGCCATGCCCGCAGGGTTCGGTTCGCAATGGAACTTCTTCCTCGGCGCCGACGACGTGGACCGGACCATCGAAGGGATACTCGCCCGTGGGGGCTCGGTGGTGCGCGCCGCCGAGGACACGCCCTTCGGTCGGCTGGCCGCGGTGGCCGATCCCACGGGTGCGGCGTTCAATCTCACGAGTGCATCGTGAAATCGGCGAAATCGAATCCGGGCACCACCACGCAACTCACCAGGCAGGCCTGATCGGCACGGGGCCGCGCGCGCTGCCAGTGTCCGGGCGGCACCACAAGCTGTGGGAGCTGTCCCGAGGAAATGTCACTGCCCAACAAATAGGTTGTCGCACTGTCCATTTCGGGACCAAACTCCAGCAGCAGCGGGCCGCCGCGGTGGTAGAGCCACAGTTCGGTGCTGCGCACGGTGTGCCAGGCCGACTGTTGCCCGGGAAGCAGCAGGAACAGGATCGCGGTCCCGGCGTTGCGCGCCCCGGTGTACGCCGGGGGCAGCGCCGCGGGCCCGATGCTGAGCTCGCTGCGCCAGGTCTCCTTGTAGAAGCCGCCTTCGGGGTGCGGCGCCAGGTCCAGGTGTCGCGCCCACTCCGGAAGCTCGCTCATCGCCACAGCGTAGAGAAATTCGGTTGCCCTCGGGCGGCAACCGCGACTACCTTGGCGCACA from Mycolicibacterium sp. MU0053 includes:
- a CDS encoding cupin domain-containing protein, coding for MSELPEWARHLDLAPHPEGGFYKETWRSELSIGPAALPPAYTGARNAGTAILFLLLPGQQSAWHTVRSTELWLYHRGGPLLLEFGPEMDSATTYLLGSDISSGQLPQLVVPPGHWQRARPRADQACLVSCVVVPGFDFADFTMHS